TCAGCGGAAATGGCAAAATACACACCTGCACTTTTCCAAATGGCGGCAACAAAACAGGAACCCATGGGTTTTGGTGTACAGGTAGGCGCGTTTTTTACCTATTACCGACTTCTGGAAGGGTTAGATGATCTCCACCGCAAAGGATTTGAAAACACGATGGTACATAATAGTATCAAGGATGACAAACCGATTTTCCGCATCTTGTTAGGCCCTTACCAAACACGGCAGGAAGCGTTAAACATGCGAAAAAAAGCGCTTGCTGCCGGCCAGAAAGGGATTCTTGTGGACCTGGCTGAGTTGAAGTAATATATCTTTCCTTTTTTCCATAAAAGGGAAAACTGTATGTACCTAAATTTCGTTTTTTGATTGTGCGATGGGTTGAATTTTACTGAAACACCAACTGACATTCATGGTATGAGCTTTTCGGAAGTCAGGAAAAATATCTGGATTTGCTATTTGTTCTTTCCTTTGATCTCGGTCGGGCAGGTTCCTGATTTTTCAACGGATCAGTTTTATGCAATTGCAAATTCTACCACCTCTGCCTCAAATATTACTGCGCGGGCGCAATTGTTTTCGTATGAGGCCAATTTGTCACTGGTTATAGAAGTTCACGATAAGGATGTAAATATAGATCCTCAAAGTAATGCAAACACAGACCACATCGAAGTGTGGTTTGCTCTTCCCAAACCAGTTTTCCCCGCTAATTTTGAATATAATACGCATCCTGCGTATATCTGTGCTATCCCTGAGAGCACCCGCAGCAATGAACCAGAAGATCCCCGCTTCTTTAGTGTGTTTTCAGAATATGGAAAAATAACCAATGCCGGGGACTTCGTCTCTCAATATGATTATCCCAAGTCTTCTGAAATCCGCAGAGATAGTCTGGATATTCCTGAAAGGAAAAACTTAAAAAGTAAATCGGTCCCCTTTGGAATCGTGCATTTTGGCTTTTTTCCTGATGGAAGATCTGTCATCCATTACAATAAATCAGATCTGAGTCTCGTCGAAGATGCGCTTCATATTCGACTCGGCAATCTGACGGAAGGCATTGATTATATTGCAGAAATCAATGAAAAGGAAGATGGGTATACCATTAATGCCCGTATTACCCCTGAAGCGCTGGGGTTTGTGCAACTACCTCAACTGGACCAGATTCGCTTTTTGGTTGATATCGCAGATAATGGCGCCACGCCTTCTGCTCCCGCCAATATCGTCCTCTCCAGTTCCAACAATCGCAAGCAAGGCGTACCTGCGACTTTCAATCAGGTAGTTTTTCAGAAGCCGTTGAAGACAAATATATCTCCTGTCCCTAATGATTTTTTCCGTGCCGCTCGTCTTCTTCCACTTTTTGTGTACGGCAATACAGAATGGATCTATGCCTCTGTGGATGTCGATGGTATTGTTTATCGCGAACATCAGGTAAGTGATGTGCTGTCAGAAATCAAGTTCTCCCGGGTACCTTACCGTTTTGATGCTGAAGTGATTTCCGGGGTTCAGGTTTCTACGCTGATCATGGAAATGGCTCACGTCAATAAACTACCCACAGAAAAGGAGTTTGTCAGAATAGCCGGAAAAATGATTGAGGTCGAACGCGCAAAAACTGCGGGGTTTCCTGACGGCAAAAGCCGGAAAAATATGATCTTTCGATTTCCCGATGAACTCCCGGGGATTATTATCCGGGAAAGTAGCTACCGCGATCCTTATGGATGGGGTGATTGTGGGGAATGTATTCTGGAGACCATACATATCCGTAGAGTTACTCCGGAAGATGTATACGATATTATGTCTATCAACCAGGGAAATGGCCCTGATGCCTTCTGTGAAGTTGGTGAATTCAGGTTTGACGGTTACTATGTAAGCCAGATGGACTGGATTCAATCAGGGAAAATACTCGTCGTTCGCCTTACCCACTACAATGGGAAAGAACAGCGGCGAGTCAAACTCTCATGGGAAAAAGATGGCAGTAATCCGAAAGTACAGTGGATTCGCTGATTAGCGCCGTCTCAGGTAAATCATCAGTGTTGCATTGATCCCGGCATGATCGGGTTCTGTCAACAATTCCGGTGAATTGGAAGGTACTGAGGAACCATTAACCGCCTGATTTAACTGGCGGTAATTCAGTCTGCCAAAAAATATCTGGTAATATGGCTCAATGGAAAGTTTTACAACCGGCCCAAATCCAAACCGGAAAGGGGCCAGGATCGTGAAACTGGTCATCCACGCGTTACTAACCTGGGAAAGGGCTGTATTCTCGTCAAAACTTGCCTCGGCAACCTGAGCAGTAGCTGTTCGGAAATTGGTAAGATCAAAAGATCCGCCTACATTAAACCCACCTTCGCTATAAAATTTAATCAGCTCGCTATTGAGGCCTAATGAGACTACGCCGCCATGCAGTTGTACGTCTCTGCGAAAGTTTTGGCCGTTGTTGTCCGGGCCAATAGCATAAGTCTGTGCATTGAAAAGCATCCCACTCAGTCGAAAACTGGCTCTGCCACTGTGGTATCCCAGCCCTGCCGAAAATCCATTGGCCCATTTAATTTCTTCCATTTTTCTTGTGAGAGAAACCGAACTGTTATACTTCCCGATAATAAAATTGACAGAACGCGGGGTAAGGTATTTCAGTTGATAGCCAGCCTGTATGGAGATGCCTTTTTTTCCTGATTGGCCTGTAGCCGTAAGAACAGCAAACATAGCCAATGAAAAAATGATGAGTATACTTAGTTTTTTCATGAATCGGGATATGAAATAAGGTTCAATATTAACGAAAAGATTGGTTCACAGGTAGTTTTTATGCCTGGGAACGAATAATCTCCTGCACGCCGTCCGTAATACTCGTAATGTATATACCTGGTTTTATGCCAAATTTTGCCTCATACTGACTGCTCAGCTCCTCTGCCACCGTTTCTGCATAAGCAGATGGTACAAGGTTGAGGGTACATCCCCCAAATCCGCCTCCCATCATTCTTGCGCCCATTACTTCAGGATTGTCGCGGGTTAGTTCTACGAGAAAATCAAGTTCGGGACAACTTACCTCATAAAGATGCTGCAGTCCTTCATGGGACTTATACAATAATTCGCCTACGCGTGCCAATTTTCCCTGGCTTAATGCTTCACAGGTTTTAATTACCCGGTCATTTTCTTCAACGACATAGCTGCATCTTTTGAAAACAACGGGATCCATCTGGTCTTCATGTGCTGCCAGCATATCTGCATTTACATCGCGGAGACTGTGAACGTGAGGGAAGGTGTTTCGAATTATTGCTACTCCCGCTTCGCATTCTTTTCGGCGGGTATTATATTCAGAATTAGAAAGTGAATGAGTAACCCGGGTATCACAAAGTAGAATTTTGTGCGCACGCATGTCAAAGGGAAAATATTCGTAATCCAACGTCCTGCAATCCAGCCTGACTACATGGTTGGCTTTGCCAAAAGTACTGGCAAACTGATCCATTATGCCACATTGAACCCCGGGGAAAGTATGTTCGGCCTTTTGTGCCATCTTTACCAAATCCATCCGGGAAATATTCAGATCAAATATCAGACTGAGTGCATAACCTATACCACATTCTACTGCCGCAGAAGAGGAAAGCCCGGCTCCAACCGGAATATTACCACCAAATACACAATCAAAACCACCTACTGCATAACCGTTGAGTTGAAACTGGTGGACGACCCCCAGCAGGTAGTTGGCCCATGATACAGAAACCGGTTGAAGGTCGTGAAGTTCTGTCTCATACTCATCTTTGAGATCCATTGCAATGATCCGGCAACGGGTCGTATGATTGGGTGCCACAGCAAATACGATTCCTTTGTCAATGGCTGCAGGGAGCACAAACCCTTCATTGTAGTCGGTATGTTCTCCAATCAGATTGATTCTTCCCGGAGCGATAACCAGGGTAGGGGTATGGTGAAAGTGTTTTTGAAAAGTCTCCAGGATTGTCTGATGCATAAATACGACTAAGTTAAATAGGGGCTATATGTTTATTTTCTATAAATCCTTCTACTGTACCAATATTGACATCGGCTACCCTGATCTTTGTCCATCCGCCAATCTCATCGAGAAGATCTACTTTTACCCCTTCGTGCAGGATTAGCAGATCTGTACGGCCCGAAGGGGCATTTTTTACATATACATTGGGCGAAAGGATAATGCCCAGATGACTGTGTTGCTCCTTGAGATTCCGATTGAGGCTGATAGTCAAAGCAGCGAGAGACAAAACCACAAAAAATATTCCACTAAAAAAAGTAACTCTCTTTACAATGGGTGAATATAGAAAAAGAAAAGCTCCTCCTAAGGTAGCTGCTGCAAATAAAAGTGCAATCGCCAGCCATGCCCATTGCCCGGATGAAAATGAAAGTATGAAATTCCGTATTTTTTCGGTTATCGCAAAACCCGGGATGGGTTTTATATTATCCTTTACGCGAAGGTTGGCCAGTTGAAGGTTTACCCTTGCGTCTTCAAACCTCGGGTTTATTTCCAATGCCCGTTCATAATTAAGTACTGCAAGGGCTGTATGTTGGAGTTTATAGTGGGCATTTCCCAGGTTGAGATATAGTTTTGCAGATTCAAATCCCTGGTTTATTACAGAATCATAAAGCTGTACTGCGCCTGAATAGTCTTCATTTATATATGCTTCATTACCCTGTTTAAAGAGATGCTCCGCTTCCTGAGCGAATGCGCTACTGGTAAGCAGCAGGATAACAGCGATAAAAATGCATAATCTTTTCATGTCTTTGTATTGCAGTTAGTGGTATTATTTTCCTGTAATACCCTCAATTTCAGCGATTAATTTTAGCGCCTGGTCATAAGTGCCCTGCATTCCACCTCCGGCGGATGAGGGGGCAAACAGTGCCATTTCACTGGTATCGAGCAAATCGGTGAGCTGTCCGATCAGCGACTCCGGTACGTTGCCGGCCAGCAGTTTCTCTTTGATCGTCTCACGGGTAAGTTCTGACTGACTGATCGTAAGCTTATCGCTGACATAGCCCCATATTGCCCGTGTAATTTCTTTATAAAATGATTTTTCTTCTCCGGCAGCCAGAAATTTTTGCGCGGCTGTCAATCGTTTTTTCGCCATTTGGCTGGCTTTTTTCCTACGGGTACCATCCTGGTCAGCGGCCGCGTTTCGCTGGTTTTTCCTTACAAAAATCAATATCCCGAATATTGCCAATGGCAGAAAGTAAAGGGCGAAAAAGGGGAGAGAGGCGGCAAAGGTCTGCCCTTTTTTCCGAAGGGAATAATCATCTGTTTGGATATACCGGATATCCTGGCCAATGAGTTCCATATCTTCTTTACTCATATTGGAAGTGCTGATTTCCGGACGTTGTGCCTCTCCGGTAACGGTGAGCGTATATTCCGGTGAGCGATGCGTAACGTAATCTTTTTTCTTTGTATCAAAATAGCTGAAAGTAACTTCCGGTAACCGGTATACACCGGGGTTTCGGGGAACAATCAGGTAGTCAAAACTGCGCCTGCCACTGACGGTACCTGTGTTTTTGACAATAGACTCATCGACTTTGGGGTCGAAAACGTCAAAGTCAGGGGGGAATTCCAGGCGGGGTTCCCGAAAATTTTTGATATTTCCCTGTCCGGAATACTTTATCCGGAATGTAACGGCATCGCCGGTTTTTACTTCGGGTTTGTCCAATGTTACTTCCATATCCAGTACCCCCACCATACCGCTGAAATCGGCTGGTTTTCCTGCTGCGGGTAAGCTATTTACCTGTACAGGAACTGGTGCATTGGCAAAAGTATAGGGGTAGTTTTCGTAGGTTTCAAAAAATGAATCGAAAATACTTCTTCGCTGTTTGGGTTGGGCCTGTACCTGTACCACACATGAAAGCGTCATGGGGTCAATGGTCAGTTTACCGGCTCTTTGGGGAAACAGAATATCTTTTTTTATAATCCGTGTTTGGTACTGAATCCCGTCGATAATCTCGTTTTGAGCAGGAGCGCCTTTGAGTTCTACATTTTCCACCCAAAAACCTTCATATTTTGGTGGCTCTTCGGGGATAAGATTTAATGCCCGGATTCGCTCATACAATTTATATGTCACAGTCAGTTGTTCGCCCATATATACCTCCCGGTCGCTGACAATGGCCCGCAGAAAAATGTAATCTTTTAGCTGGGCTTCCAGGCTTTGATCTTTTCGCTGGGTTTCTGTATTGCCTCCGGCTGTATTGGGGTTTCCGGAAGATCCGGCTGCGGAAACCTCCATCTGGATAGGCTGGGAAGAAAGTTTCTGACCATTGACAACGATTGTTGCGGGGCCGATGGTGATTTTGCCTTCCTTTTTGGGTCGAATATAAAAGGAATACGTAATGGATTGTGTCGTATTTCCATTGATAAACTGCATACTGGTGGAGGTGTTTGGGCCACCCAGTACCTGAAAACCATCAAAAGAAGGGTATTCTATTCCTTGTGGTTGCGCATTATCCAGCTTAAATGAAACCTGAAAGGTCTCATCCAAAGCGACTTTATTCTTGCTGACAAAAGCGCTAAATGCCTGTCCGTATAACCATCCGGAACTGAGTGCAAATATCGATATCAACAAATAAATCCGTTTCATATGCTTTATGCCCTGCTGGTTTGAATGATTTTTGAAAAAATGGCGGCAAGTTCGTTGGAAGCACGTATGAGCTGATCGCGCCTTTGT
The Bacteroidia bacterium DNA segment above includes these coding regions:
- a CDS encoding tetratricopeptide repeat protein, with the translated sequence MKRLCIFIAVILLLTSSAFAQEAEHLFKQGNEAYINEDYSGAVQLYDSVINQGFESAKLYLNLGNAHYKLQHTALAVLNYERALEINPRFEDARVNLQLANLRVKDNIKPIPGFAITEKIRNFILSFSSGQWAWLAIALLFAAATLGGAFLFLYSPIVKRVTFFSGIFFVVLSLAALTISLNRNLKEQHSHLGIILSPNVYVKNAPSGRTDLLILHEGVKVDLLDEIGGWTKIRVADVNIGTVEGFIENKHIAPI
- a CDS encoding BatD family protein produces the protein MKRIYLLISIFALSSGWLYGQAFSAFVSKNKVALDETFQVSFKLDNAQPQGIEYPSFDGFQVLGGPNTSTSMQFINGNTTQSITYSFYIRPKKEGKITIGPATIVVNGQKLSSQPIQMEVSAAGSSGNPNTAGGNTETQRKDQSLEAQLKDYIFLRAIVSDREVYMGEQLTVTYKLYERIRALNLIPEEPPKYEGFWVENVELKGAPAQNEIIDGIQYQTRIIKKDILFPQRAGKLTIDPMTLSCVVQVQAQPKQRRSIFDSFFETYENYPYTFANAPVPVQVNSLPAAGKPADFSGMVGVLDMEVTLDKPEVKTGDAVTFRIKYSGQGNIKNFREPRLEFPPDFDVFDPKVDESIVKNTGTVSGRRSFDYLIVPRNPGVYRLPEVTFSYFDTKKKDYVTHRSPEYTLTVTGEAQRPEISTSNMSKEDMELIGQDIRYIQTDDYSLRKKGQTFAASLPFFALYFLPLAIFGILIFVRKNQRNAAADQDGTRRKKASQMAKKRLTAAQKFLAAGEEKSFYKEITRAIWGYVSDKLTISQSELTRETIKEKLLAGNVPESLIGQLTDLLDTSEMALFAPSSAGGGMQGTYDQALKLIAEIEGITGK
- the galK gene encoding galactokinase, with protein sequence MHQTILETFQKHFHHTPTLVIAPGRINLIGEHTDYNEGFVLPAAIDKGIVFAVAPNHTTRCRIIAMDLKDEYETELHDLQPVSVSWANYLLGVVHQFQLNGYAVGGFDCVFGGNIPVGAGLSSSAAVECGIGYALSLIFDLNISRMDLVKMAQKAEHTFPGVQCGIMDQFASTFGKANHVVRLDCRTLDYEYFPFDMRAHKILLCDTRVTHSLSNSEYNTRRKECEAGVAIIRNTFPHVHSLRDVNADMLAAHEDQMDPVVFKRCSYVVEENDRVIKTCEALSQGKLARVGELLYKSHEGLQHLYEVSCPELDFLVELTRDNPEVMGARMMGGGFGGCTLNLVPSAYAETVAEELSSQYEAKFGIKPGIYITSITDGVQEIIRSQA